A region from the Terriglobia bacterium genome encodes:
- a CDS encoding thiamine phosphate synthase, producing MILYYITDRKQFPGIHTEQLHALLSRITAAAKAGVDYIQLREKDLSARELESLARQALQGVRDHGANTRLLINSRVDVALAVGADGVHLTSTDISAADARSIWAASVAQTRPSTPVPWKVAVSCHSPADVRLAESHGADFVVLAPIFEKARTTVPPLGLAALRQATRVGEPLDRRVEAGDQRSTIPVLALGGITIENAAECMRVGAAGIAGIRIFQEGDITETAGALREWSSRPL from the coding sequence ATGATCCTGTACTACATCACGGACCGAAAGCAGTTCCCCGGCATCCACACCGAGCAGCTTCATGCGCTTCTTAGCCGAATTACCGCAGCCGCAAAGGCCGGCGTAGATTACATTCAGTTGCGCGAGAAGGACCTGTCGGCGAGGGAGTTGGAATCTCTCGCCCGCCAGGCGCTGCAGGGCGTGCGCGATCACGGTGCGAACACGCGTCTTCTGATCAACTCTCGCGTTGACGTCGCCCTTGCCGTTGGCGCTGACGGTGTACACCTCACGTCCACGGATATATCAGCGGCGGATGCCCGTTCAATCTGGGCGGCATCGGTGGCTCAGACCCGTCCATCTACTCCAGTTCCTTGGAAAGTTGCGGTTTCCTGCCATTCTCCAGCCGATGTTCGTCTCGCCGAATCCCATGGCGCCGATTTTGTCGTTCTGGCCCCAATTTTCGAGAAGGCTCGCACGACCGTACCGCCGCTTGGATTGGCTGCTCTCCGTCAGGCCACCCGCGTTGGGGAGCCGCTCGATAGGCGGGTTGAAGCTGGCGATCAGCGTTCCACGATCCCAGTTCTGGCTCTCGGCGGAATAACAATCGAGAATGCGGCAGAATGCATGCGTGTTGGGGCCGCCGGAATCGCGGGAATCCGAATATTCCAGGAAGGCGACATCACGGAAACCGCCGGGGCACTGAGAGAGTGGAGTTCGCGACCACTCTAG
- a CDS encoding tetratricopeptide repeat protein, whose translation MLGFGFNKTKVLASAERYVQQGKLQNAISEYEKISKEDPKDVTILNTIGDLYARLGQVDAAVNYFRKVGDHYASEGFTVKAIAMYKKLTKLNPTATESIQKLADLYTQQGLYNDARQQLMIVADGYIRANNHHDAARIFQKMLELDPENASLQSKLADLYMKIGQKDDAKNIFLRAAESLYQRGTKDGASESLNKVLNIEPANVRALQLKAQLALDRGEPAQAAQAFEKIPDLDSRPDALKSLLQAYVQLGKVDEVAPTAKKLLSVHQDISGMKLYADTLLATGKLKEAIGVYQEFADQLIAANGPATVQALDAYISKVKDDPKALEDLNKLFLKAGDNSHSAEIMELLAHACVQQGDLTRARDLYKQLSEIEPENPLHHQNFKQIQARLGEDSTVRELSQEEGSQALMVEELETQEVLVEQHYSDLIANAIQAALTESDLFESYNVPSKAIAPLEAMLPQAPQDVRLNQRLAALYARLGRNGEAAQRCAVLQKVFSGAGFHEEAVKYGDMAAKYAHAGGTPMPVVDSFTPEQISPAPEAKPQPAFSIEPEATTGKVEEFYFQEAPAVEEPPATPAAHELSPTAMESEPAAHAHEIDLSDEWESMMEVEAPEARPQSQDLETPAKAVEPEPEVIAEAQPEPAVEPESTPEPVVEAVAPAPDTTIPDTIEEVRFYIAQEMWSEAAAAVDRLASIAPDLPQVEQFQRQILAAMVAESTMRPEPAVEARHVPEPEPPVTEAVAEPQNAEPEQQAFAESRLDEVALSDEARVTELIPVDEPLPAVPESEPVTEQVAHPEESEEEYEEELLPAENPLGPETTLEEPIAAVEAEPVPEHDVLDDFVSDLEASLGDDFTLGAGGRTPPPLPVVPAGAPPAPTVAEPAIAAYSPTPSISHPREIAHEAPVSQPSIAAVAAAPALATAPAVATAPAESFSDEGTSLLHDLFQEFKEDMEEGSGQTEDPETHYNLGVAFKEMGLLDEAIGELQKVCQSIDHGQSFSQKMQAFTWLANCFVEKGVPEASFKWYQKALGEADNDETRTAIHYELACAYEVAGMKPEALRNFMEVYSANIDYRDVAERIKHLKS comes from the coding sequence ATGTTGGGCTTCGGCTTCAACAAGACGAAAGTTCTGGCTTCTGCCGAGCGCTACGTGCAGCAGGGCAAACTGCAGAACGCCATCTCGGAATACGAGAAGATTTCCAAGGAAGACCCCAAGGACGTCACCATACTGAACACGATAGGCGACCTTTACGCTCGCCTCGGTCAGGTGGATGCCGCCGTCAATTACTTCCGCAAGGTTGGCGATCATTACGCGAGCGAAGGCTTCACGGTAAAAGCCATCGCCATGTACAAGAAGCTCACCAAGCTGAATCCGACCGCCACCGAGTCAATTCAGAAACTGGCCGACCTTTACACCCAGCAGGGCCTCTACAACGACGCGCGACAGCAACTGATGATTGTGGCGGACGGTTACATCCGCGCCAACAATCACCACGATGCCGCCCGGATTTTCCAGAAGATGCTGGAACTGGACCCGGAGAACGCGTCGCTGCAATCGAAGCTCGCCGATCTCTACATGAAGATCGGTCAGAAGGACGACGCCAAGAACATCTTCCTGCGGGCCGCTGAAAGCCTTTACCAGCGCGGCACAAAGGATGGCGCGTCCGAATCGCTGAACAAAGTTCTGAATATCGAGCCCGCGAACGTCCGCGCCCTGCAATTGAAGGCGCAACTCGCGCTCGATCGCGGAGAACCCGCACAAGCAGCGCAAGCGTTCGAGAAAATTCCGGATCTTGACTCTCGCCCCGACGCCTTGAAATCGCTGCTGCAGGCCTACGTTCAACTCGGCAAGGTGGACGAGGTCGCCCCAACCGCCAAAAAACTGCTGAGCGTTCACCAGGACATCAGCGGCATGAAACTTTATGCCGACACGCTGCTCGCCACTGGAAAGCTGAAGGAGGCAATTGGCGTTTACCAGGAATTCGCCGATCAGTTAATTGCCGCCAATGGTCCCGCAACGGTTCAGGCGCTCGATGCCTACATCTCCAAGGTCAAGGATGACCCCAAGGCGCTGGAGGATCTCAATAAGCTCTTCCTGAAAGCGGGAGATAACAGCCACTCCGCCGAGATCATGGAATTGCTGGCACATGCGTGTGTCCAGCAGGGAGACCTCACTCGCGCGCGCGATCTCTACAAACAGCTTTCCGAGATCGAACCGGAGAATCCCCTTCATCACCAGAACTTCAAGCAGATCCAGGCCAGGCTGGGCGAAGACTCCACCGTTCGCGAACTCTCGCAGGAGGAAGGCTCGCAGGCGTTGATGGTCGAGGAGTTGGAAACACAGGAAGTGCTGGTCGAGCAGCACTACTCGGATCTCATCGCCAACGCCATCCAGGCGGCCCTCACCGAGTCTGATCTCTTCGAGTCTTACAACGTTCCGAGCAAAGCCATCGCTCCGCTTGAGGCCATGTTGCCCCAGGCCCCCCAGGACGTGCGCCTGAACCAGCGATTGGCGGCGCTCTATGCCCGGCTGGGCCGCAACGGGGAAGCGGCACAGCGCTGTGCGGTGTTACAGAAGGTGTTCTCCGGCGCGGGTTTCCATGAAGAGGCCGTAAAGTACGGCGACATGGCGGCGAAGTACGCACATGCTGGTGGAACGCCGATGCCGGTTGTCGACTCATTCACCCCGGAGCAGATTAGCCCGGCACCAGAGGCCAAACCGCAACCTGCTTTCTCCATCGAACCGGAAGCCACTACCGGCAAGGTCGAAGAGTTCTATTTCCAGGAGGCGCCTGCGGTGGAAGAGCCGCCCGCGACTCCGGCGGCACACGAGTTATCGCCGACCGCGATGGAGTCTGAACCTGCCGCTCATGCCCATGAGATCGACCTCTCCGACGAGTGGGAGAGCATGATGGAGGTTGAGGCACCGGAAGCACGGCCTCAGAGTCAGGATCTAGAAACTCCTGCCAAGGCCGTCGAGCCTGAACCCGAAGTCATTGCCGAAGCGCAGCCGGAGCCAGCGGTCGAGCCAGAATCTACTCCTGAACCAGTGGTCGAAGCCGTGGCACCCGCTCCCGACACGACCATCCCCGACACTATCGAAGAGGTTCGGTTTTACATTGCGCAGGAGATGTGGAGCGAAGCCGCCGCTGCCGTCGATCGGCTTGCGTCGATTGCTCCCGACCTTCCCCAAGTCGAGCAGTTCCAGCGCCAGATTCTTGCGGCCATGGTCGCAGAGTCGACCATGCGGCCGGAGCCGGCAGTTGAAGCGCGCCATGTGCCTGAACCTGAGCCGCCGGTCACGGAAGCCGTCGCCGAACCACAAAACGCCGAACCAGAGCAGCAGGCCTTTGCTGAATCCAGGCTTGACGAAGTCGCACTCTCCGACGAAGCACGCGTTACCGAACTCATCCCTGTCGACGAACCGCTACCTGCTGTACCGGAGTCCGAACCAGTGACGGAGCAGGTCGCGCATCCGGAAGAGTCCGAGGAAGAATACGAAGAAGAGCTCCTGCCGGCGGAGAATCCGCTGGGCCCGGAGACCACGCTTGAAGAACCGATCGCTGCAGTTGAGGCCGAACCAGTTCCCGAGCACGATGTTCTGGATGACTTTGTAAGCGACTTGGAAGCGTCGCTGGGTGACGATTTCACGCTGGGAGCCGGCGGACGAACACCCCCGCCGTTACCAGTCGTCCCAGCCGGCGCTCCGCCAGCACCGACAGTCGCGGAACCCGCCATCGCTGCATATTCGCCCACACCCAGTATCTCGCACCCACGGGAAATAGCTCACGAGGCGCCGGTCTCGCAGCCTTCGATTGCGGCTGTCGCCGCCGCTCCAGCTCTTGCGACAGCGCCCGCTGTGGCCACAGCCCCCGCCGAATCCTTCAGTGATGAGGGAACCTCGCTTCTCCATGACCTTTTCCAGGAATTCAAGGAAGACATGGAAGAAGGCTCTGGCCAGACAGAGGATCCAGAAACGCACTACAACTTGGGCGTGGCATTCAAGGAGATGGGATTGCTGGATGAAGCGATTGGCGAGTTACAGAAAGTGTGCCAGTCCATCGACCACGGCCAGTCCTTCAGCCAGAAAATGCAGGCGTTCACCTGGCTCGCCAATTGCTTCGTAGAGAAGGGCGTTCCCGAGGCATCGTTCAAGTGGTATCAGAAAGCCTTGGGCGAGGCGGACAATGACGAAACCCGTACCGCCATTCACTACGAGTTGGCGTGCGCGTACGAGGTCGCGGGAATGAAGCCGGAGGCGCTTCGGAATTTCATGGAAGTCTATTCTGCAAACATTGATTATCGTGACGTAGCCGAGCGCATCAAACACTTGAAGTCGTAG
- a CDS encoding ABC transporter permease, which yields MNSIRRHFKLGENARMALTTLREHKMRSFLTVLGVVIAVIVLILVFSVMYGVDKDMRSFLDDYGTETIFISKFEPGIHIGRLTPEERMRKPLTLDDAEAIKAECPDVKDAVAEVVPWSFVPGPPTFIPTAKYEGKEVYNIQFSGATPDYEEVYNTHMAYGRFFTDAENMHRSEVALIGWDIAETFFPAGDAVGHDIQVGGMTFRIIGVQAKRKGIFLRDDSADRTVLIPYNTYRKHRPQDKENFLGAQAYPGRKAQAEDEIRGLLRRRRGDGYHKPDSFGISSAEEIAEQFRSIMSTIALATIVVASIGLLVGGVGVMNIMLMSVTERTHEIGVRKAIGAKRSDVIRQFLIEAVVLTGLGGVSGVLIALLLIMIAHVALPSVPSAVPTWAIGLAVVAAMSVGLFFGIYPAVKAARLDPVEALRYE from the coding sequence ATGAATTCGATTCGACGGCACTTCAAACTCGGTGAAAACGCTCGCATGGCGCTGACCACGCTCCGCGAGCACAAGATGCGGTCGTTCCTGACCGTGCTGGGAGTTGTGATCGCCGTCATCGTCCTTATCCTGGTCTTCTCCGTCATGTATGGCGTCGATAAGGATATGCGTTCGTTCCTGGACGACTACGGAACCGAGACAATCTTCATTTCGAAGTTCGAGCCTGGCATTCATATCGGCCGCCTCACGCCCGAAGAGCGCATGCGCAAGCCGCTCACTCTCGATGATGCCGAAGCGATCAAGGCGGAGTGTCCGGACGTGAAGGATGCGGTAGCGGAAGTGGTGCCGTGGAGCTTCGTTCCGGGACCACCGACATTCATTCCCACCGCGAAGTACGAGGGCAAAGAGGTTTACAACATTCAGTTCTCCGGCGCCACTCCAGATTATGAAGAGGTCTATAACACACACATGGCGTATGGCCGGTTCTTTACCGACGCTGAGAATATGCACCGGTCCGAGGTAGCCCTGATCGGCTGGGACATCGCCGAAACCTTCTTTCCTGCTGGCGATGCCGTCGGACACGACATCCAGGTTGGTGGGATGACGTTCCGCATCATTGGCGTCCAGGCAAAGAGAAAAGGAATCTTCCTGCGCGACGACAGCGCCGATCGCACCGTGCTGATTCCCTACAACACCTACCGCAAGCACCGTCCGCAGGACAAAGAGAACTTTCTTGGAGCGCAAGCATACCCGGGACGAAAGGCGCAGGCTGAGGACGAGATTCGCGGATTGCTGCGACGCCGGCGCGGCGATGGCTACCACAAACCGGATAGCTTCGGTATCAGTAGCGCCGAGGAAATCGCAGAACAGTTCCGCAGCATCATGAGCACGATAGCCCTGGCGACGATCGTGGTCGCGTCGATTGGATTGCTGGTGGGCGGCGTCGGAGTTATGAACATCATGCTGATGTCTGTCACAGAGCGCACCCATGAGATTGGCGTTCGGAAAGCGATCGGGGCCAAACGCAGCGACGTCATCCGCCAGTTCCTGATAGAAGCGGTTGTGCTCACAGGATTGGGAGGAGTCTCAGGAGTTTTGATTGCACTCCTCCTCATCATGATCGCTCACGTCGCCCTACCCTCGGTTCCCTCCGCTGTGCCGACATGGGCTATCGGACTTGCCGTCGTCGCGGCCATGAGCGTGGGCCTGTTCTTCGGCATTTACCCGGCGGTCAAAGCCGCTCGTCTCGATCCCGTCGAAGCACTGCGTTACGAGTGA
- a CDS encoding glycosyltransferase family 39 protein — MNLPKLQRNCLPGYRGAAGLLALTAATVAISGYHVGVEDQAIYLPGILRTLNPALFPNDAALFETQTKHTLITQIVADFTRLTHLSVEWGLLFFHLLAIFLLLLAVWRVADRCFAKTYAVWAGLAMLTGLMLIPIAGTAQFIVDQYMHPRALATALILLPLADFLPGENRRRGWFVYLFTGICFVVAFALQMQMAAFGLGLLVFLAIPWERWIKVLKVHPAALLLIPLPSFVRQFFEPGSPAWMEAARTRSQHYLLRWEWYEWLGIIAPMFLFWWWAHLAEKRGENVLAWFCRRLALYGTLVLVLGGALVIPPAFERLTPFQPMRMFTFIYIYMLVVGGGLLGEFFLRRTAWRWLVVFVPIAIGMYFGNWAQFPASPHIEWPGQTPKNDWVQAFLWIRNNTPTDAYFVLNPHYCRDKGEDTRGFRAWALRSSLADWEKDGAVASLVPAIAPRWQTEVHARDNWRQFQSSDFARLKQEFGVNWAVIEKPSTGGRAGPPPEILDCPYQNSSLYVCKIR, encoded by the coding sequence TTGAACCTTCCGAAACTACAGCGCAATTGCCTTCCCGGGTACCGGGGAGCAGCTGGCCTCCTGGCCCTGACCGCCGCCACGGTTGCCATCAGTGGCTATCATGTTGGCGTAGAAGACCAGGCTATTTACCTTCCGGGCATTCTGAGGACACTAAACCCAGCCCTTTTTCCAAACGACGCGGCGCTCTTCGAGACGCAGACGAAGCACACGCTGATCACCCAGATCGTCGCAGACTTCACCCGACTTACTCATCTGTCGGTCGAGTGGGGTCTGCTGTTTTTCCATCTTCTGGCAATTTTTCTGCTCCTGCTGGCGGTGTGGCGGGTGGCCGACCGGTGTTTTGCGAAGACATACGCGGTCTGGGCCGGCCTTGCCATGCTCACGGGATTGATGCTGATCCCGATTGCGGGCACGGCACAGTTCATCGTCGACCAGTACATGCATCCGCGGGCGCTGGCGACGGCGCTGATCCTGCTTCCCCTCGCCGACTTCCTCCCCGGGGAGAATCGGCGGCGAGGTTGGTTCGTGTACCTGTTCACCGGAATCTGCTTTGTCGTCGCCTTCGCATTGCAGATGCAGATGGCGGCCTTTGGGCTCGGCCTGCTAGTGTTCCTTGCCATTCCGTGGGAGCGGTGGATCAAGGTTCTGAAGGTGCATCCGGCGGCGCTTCTACTGATTCCTCTTCCTTCATTCGTTCGGCAGTTCTTTGAACCGGGCTCGCCCGCATGGATGGAAGCGGCGAGAACCCGCTCGCAGCACTACCTCTTGCGCTGGGAATGGTACGAGTGGCTGGGAATCATCGCGCCGATGTTCCTGTTCTGGTGGTGGGCCCATCTGGCTGAGAAGCGCGGAGAAAACGTTCTGGCATGGTTCTGCCGCCGGTTGGCGCTCTACGGAACTCTTGTCCTGGTCCTTGGCGGCGCGCTTGTTATTCCGCCCGCTTTTGAACGCCTCACACCGTTCCAACCGATGCGGATGTTCACTTTCATCTACATCTACATGCTTGTGGTCGGTGGCGGCTTGCTCGGCGAGTTCTTCCTTCGGAGAACGGCTTGGCGTTGGCTGGTGGTGTTCGTGCCAATAGCAATTGGCATGTATTTCGGCAACTGGGCGCAGTTTCCGGCGTCACCGCACATCGAGTGGCCCGGGCAGACGCCCAAGAATGATTGGGTGCAAGCTTTCCTCTGGATTCGAAATAACACGCCGACCGACGCTTACTTCGTGCTGAATCCGCACTACTGCCGCGATAAGGGTGAAGACACACGAGGCTTTCGTGCATGGGCATTGCGAAGCAGTTTGGCCGATTGGGAAAAGGACGGCGCCGTTGCGTCGCTCGTGCCGGCAATCGCACCCCGGTGGCAGACGGAAGTTCACGCGCGCGACAACTGGAGGCAATTCCAGAGCAGTGACTTTGCCCGGTTAAAACAGGAGTTCGGAGTAAACTGGGCTGTCATCGAAAAACCATCCACCGGCGGGCGCGCCGGTCCGCCTCCCGAGATCCTCGATTGTCCCTACCAAAATTCATCTTTGTACGTCTGTAAGATAAGATAG
- a CDS encoding ABC transporter permease: MRGPSFREPTLIALETLRTHKLRSFLMLLGIILSVSTLILVVSLIHGTNVYIADRVANMGSDVFIVNRFGIIHDQESYVKAMRRNRQFTWDDYIALRDGMKLAKNVGLECRSSGPIRYEGNTAEDVSIRGVTANIGEMDVEAPASGRYISDTDNEHRSSTVMIGADVAKKLFPNVDPIGHEVFVDGESFTVVGVAKAIGSVMGQPQDNFVYIPVQTWFKMYGMHTNRFSINIQALGPEWMEQAKDEARAIMRARRHLTPDQPDNFGIFGSDTIMQLWNNMTGTLAGAMVGIVSIFLVIGGIVIMNVMLATVTERTREIGIRKSLGARRGDILRQFLVETAVMTTMGGGIGVLVAWLLAILIEHTTPVPMAVPIPAVVTAIGISSAVGLFFGVYPARRASKLDPIEALRFET; encoded by the coding sequence ATGCGCGGCCCCAGCTTTCGCGAACCGACCCTGATCGCCCTGGAGACCCTGCGAACGCACAAGCTTCGCTCGTTTCTCATGCTGCTGGGCATCATTCTCTCGGTTTCCACGCTCATCCTCGTGGTCTCGCTCATTCACGGCACCAACGTCTACATCGCGGATCGTGTCGCCAACATGGGCTCCGACGTTTTCATAGTTAATCGTTTCGGCATCATTCATGACCAGGAGTCCTACGTTAAGGCCATGCGGCGCAACCGCCAGTTCACGTGGGACGACTACATTGCGCTTCGCGATGGTATGAAACTGGCAAAGAACGTGGGGCTGGAGTGTCGTTCCAGCGGCCCAATTCGTTACGAGGGAAACACCGCCGAGGACGTCAGCATTCGCGGAGTCACTGCCAACATCGGCGAGATGGACGTCGAGGCACCCGCGTCCGGCCGTTACATCTCCGACACTGACAACGAGCACCGCAGCAGCACCGTGATGATCGGCGCCGACGTTGCGAAGAAACTCTTCCCGAACGTCGATCCGATCGGCCACGAAGTCTTTGTCGATGGCGAATCGTTCACCGTCGTCGGCGTGGCGAAGGCCATCGGCTCGGTCATGGGTCAACCACAGGACAACTTCGTCTACATCCCCGTGCAGACGTGGTTCAAGATGTACGGGATGCATACAAATCGCTTCAGCATCAACATCCAGGCACTCGGGCCGGAATGGATGGAACAGGCAAAGGATGAGGCCCGAGCGATCATGCGCGCCCGACGACATCTGACACCCGACCAGCCGGACAACTTCGGCATCTTTGGCTCCGACACGATCATGCAGCTCTGGAACAACATGACCGGGACTCTTGCCGGAGCGATGGTGGGCATTGTTTCCATCTTCCTGGTCATCGGCGGGATCGTGATTATGAACGTGATGCTGGCGACCGTAACCGAGCGTACCCGCGAGATCGGTATCCGCAAAAGTCTGGGTGCGCGCCGGGGAGACATTCTGCGCCAATTCCTGGTGGAAACCGCGGTAATGACCACGATGGGCGGCGGCATAGGTGTTCTCGTCGCTTGGCTGCTCGCTATTCTGATTGAACACACGACGCCAGTTCCGATGGCGGTTCCAATCCCCGCCGTCGTAACCGCGATTGGAATCTCGAGTGCCGTGGGCTTGTTCTTCGGCGTTTATCCCGCCCGAAGGGCGTCCAAACTCGACCCCATTGAGGCGCTGCGCTTCGAGACGTAG
- a CDS encoding TIGR00730 family Rossman fold protein, with protein MSDIPNPSEFTKVRSPLAYENKTFLNGPDGRALRILSEYMEPLARFRHERIQDTVVFFGSARFKSSSAASEGLKVLQKPGSSRLAPSDEQEKLKRAEVAVDMARYYEDARRLAHMLTEWSLHLKSKRQRFVVTTGGGPGIMEAANLGAREAGGKTIGLNISLPFEQVPNPYISPELNFEFHYFFMRKLWFAYLAKALVVFPGGFGTLDELFEILTLAQTEKLAKKIAVLIYGASYWKKVLNLEALADAGAISPDDVHLFHYVDTPEQGFEILKDHLTRYHLNAPPPSARKVPEIAKTRGLNNGLDHQR; from the coding sequence ATGTCTGACATTCCAAACCCATCTGAATTCACCAAAGTTCGTTCGCCGCTGGCGTATGAAAACAAAACTTTTCTCAACGGTCCCGACGGGCGCGCCTTGCGCATTCTTTCCGAATACATGGAACCGCTGGCGCGCTTTCGCCATGAGCGCATTCAGGACACGGTCGTGTTCTTCGGGTCGGCGCGCTTCAAGAGCAGCTCCGCTGCAAGCGAAGGCTTGAAAGTGTTGCAGAAGCCGGGCAGTTCGAGGCTCGCCCCCTCCGACGAGCAGGAGAAGCTCAAACGCGCGGAAGTGGCCGTCGACATGGCCCGATACTATGAAGATGCTCGCCGTCTTGCCCACATGTTGACCGAGTGGTCGTTGCATCTGAAGTCGAAGCGCCAGCGCTTCGTCGTCACCACCGGCGGCGGACCGGGCATCATGGAGGCCGCGAATCTCGGCGCGCGTGAAGCCGGCGGAAAGACGATTGGACTGAACATCAGCCTTCCATTTGAGCAGGTGCCGAACCCCTACATCTCGCCCGAGCTGAATTTCGAGTTCCACTACTTCTTCATGCGCAAGCTCTGGTTCGCCTATCTCGCCAAGGCACTGGTCGTTTTCCCCGGCGGATTCGGGACGCTAGACGAATTGTTCGAAATCCTGACTCTCGCGCAGACGGAAAAGCTCGCGAAAAAAATCGCGGTTCTGATCTATGGGGCTTCGTATTGGAAGAAGGTCTTGAATCTGGAAGCGCTCGCGGACGCGGGTGCCATTTCGCCGGATGATGTCCACCTCTTCCACTATGTCGATACACCCGAGCAGGGTTTTGAAATCCTGAAGGACCATCTGACCCGTTACCACCTCAACGCTCCGCCGCCGTCTGCCCGCAAGGTGCCGGAGATCGCGAAAACGCGTGGACTAAATAACGGATTGGATCATCAGCGCTAG
- a CDS encoding M2 family metallopeptidase → MRKQVIYIAILLILAAGVPMMSQTTPKHSSSAKPTVADAEKFMNQTEALLMGLNIKAGRAAWVQANFITDDTEAIAAAENERMIEAMTRIAPEVKKYDGLKMPPELARKFLLLKLQLFSLSNPEDREEYATLASGLEGSYGKGKACLKYGKDAGKCLDIGEVEKIFTNSRDPEELKDVWTAWSEVGGSKDSTGKTMRQRYQRFIELQNAGAREMGYKDMGAMWRAGYDMTPDQFSAEVERIWNQVRPLYDSLHAYARTQLIKKYGPGAVTKDGLIRADLLGNPWAQQWNNIYPLLAPPTTAKGYDLTEILKEKKIDELGMVHYGENFFKSLGFAPLPQSFWERSLFIKPRDREVVCHASAWSIDFKDDLRLKMCIQVRDEDFVTVHHELGHNFYQRAYNKQPYLFQNGANDGFHEAIGDTVALSITPEYLKQVGLLETIPETDDTALLMQRALDKVSFLPFGLLIDQWRWRVFSGEISPADYNKAWWQLREKYQGIAPPVARTENDFDPGAKYHVPANVPYTRYFLAAVLQFQFYRSMCREAGYTGPLYRCSFYGNKAAGEKFAKMLEMGQSQPWPVALKTLTGEDRMDGSAMMDYFAPLKKWLDEQNAAANAKPGWTLPDNPLAGPEK, encoded by the coding sequence ATGCGGAAACAAGTCATCTATATCGCAATTCTTCTCATCCTTGCGGCTGGGGTACCCATGATGTCGCAAACAACACCCAAGCACAGTTCCTCGGCCAAGCCGACCGTGGCGGACGCCGAAAAATTCATGAATCAGACCGAAGCGCTCTTGATGGGCCTGAACATCAAGGCCGGTCGCGCCGCGTGGGTGCAGGCCAACTTCATCACCGACGACACGGAAGCAATTGCCGCCGCGGAAAACGAGCGCATGATCGAAGCCATGACCAGGATCGCGCCCGAGGTCAAAAAGTACGACGGCCTGAAGATGCCGCCCGAACTGGCACGCAAATTCCTTCTCCTGAAATTGCAGCTGTTCTCCCTGAGCAATCCTGAGGATCGCGAGGAATACGCGACCCTGGCCAGCGGACTCGAGGGTTCTTACGGAAAAGGGAAAGCCTGCCTGAAGTATGGAAAGGACGCGGGCAAGTGTCTCGACATCGGCGAGGTCGAGAAAATCTTCACGAACAGCCGCGATCCCGAAGAACTGAAAGATGTGTGGACCGCATGGAGCGAAGTCGGCGGGTCAAAGGACTCCACCGGCAAAACCATGCGCCAGCGCTATCAGCGCTTTATCGAATTGCAGAACGCGGGCGCGCGGGAAATGGGGTACAAGGACATGGGCGCCATGTGGCGCGCCGGTTACGACATGACCCCGGATCAGTTCTCCGCCGAAGTGGAGCGCATCTGGAACCAGGTCCGGCCACTGTATGATTCACTGCACGCCTACGCCCGCACGCAACTGATCAAGAAATACGGACCTGGCGCGGTCACAAAAGACGGTCTGATCCGCGCCGACCTGCTCGGCAATCCCTGGGCGCAGCAGTGGAACAACATCTACCCGCTGCTCGCTCCACCGACCACCGCCAAGGGCTACGACCTCACCGAGATCCTGAAAGAGAAGAAGATTGACGAACTTGGGATGGTTCATTACGGCGAGAACTTTTTCAAGTCGCTCGGCTTTGCGCCGCTGCCGCAAAGCTTCTGGGAGCGCTCGCTCTTCATTAAGCCGCGTGACCGCGAAGTCGTCTGCCACGCCAGCGCATGGAGCATCGATTTCAAAGACGATCTCCGGTTGAAGATGTGCATCCAGGTTCGCGATGAAGACTTCGTCACCGTGCATCACGAACTCGGGCACAACTTCTACCAGCGCGCCTACAACAAGCAGCCGTACCTGTTCCAGAACGGCGCGAATGACGGTTTCCACGAGGCCATCGGCGATACCGTCGCGCTGTCGATTACACCGGAATACCTGAAGCAGGTTGGGCTGCTGGAGACGATTCCAGAGACCGACGATACTGCGCTGCTGATGCAGCGGGCTCTCGACAAGGTCTCCTTCCTGCCCTTTGGGCTGCTGATCGACCAGTGGCGCTGGAGGGTCTTCAGCGGCGAGATATCGCCGGCCGACTACAACAAGGCCTGGTGGCAGCTACGCGAGAAGTACCAGGGCATAGCCCCGCCGGTCGCGCGCACCGAGAACGATTTCGACCCCGGCGCTAAATATCACGTCCCGGCGAACGTGCCTTACACCCGCTATTTCCTTGCCGCCGTACTGCAATTCCAGTTCTACCGTTCCATGTGCCGCGAGGCCGGTTACACCGGGCCGCTGTACCGATGCTCATTCTACGGCAACAAGGCCGCTGGCGAGAAGTTCGCGAAAATGCTGGAAATGGGCCAAAGCCAGCCCTGGCCCGTGGCTCTGAAAACACTCACCGGCGAAGACCGAATGGATGGTAGCGCGATGATGGATTACTTCGCGCCGCTCAAGAAATGGCTGGATGAACAGAACGCGGCTGCCAATGCCAAACCCGGCTGGACATTGCCTGACAATCCTCTGGCCGGCCCGGAGAAATAA